One Danio rerio strain Tuebingen ecotype United States chromosome 22, GRCz12tu, whole genome shotgun sequence genomic window carries:
- the LOC101886973 gene encoding V-set domain-containing T-cell activation inhibitor 1, with protein sequence MRQVCSQASVEGFIGGTAVLPCSSEQRQLTVQDITVRWRHNGLDVLEIIDGTVAKAQDPAYRNRAQSIPEQYKNGNFSIKLRDLQDRDSGKYTCYIIQDSIIRNVKLNIEARTSRQIGNQGTKPSPDIPVMIFSILCGGFAFSLANSATGIFIHHLVSVPSPDK encoded by the exons ATGCGTCAAG TCTGTTCACAGGCCTCTGTTGAGGGTTTTATTGGAGGCACTGCTGTTTTACCTTGTTCTTCTGAACAGCGGCAGCTTACAGTTCAAGACATCACTGTGCGCTGGAGACACAATGGCTTGGATGTCCTAGAGATTATTGATGGTACAGTTGCCAAAGCACAGGATCCAGCATACAGAAATAGAGCTCAAAGCATCCCTGAGCAGTACAAGAACGGAAACTTCTCCATCAAACTCAGAGATCTGCAAGACAGAGATAGCGGAAAGTACACATGCTATATCATACAGGACTCAATAATTAGGAATGTCAAGCTTAACATCGAAG cAAGGACATCAAGACAGATAGGCAACCAAGGAACAAAACCAAGTCCAGACATACCTGTAATGATTTTTTCAATTCTGTGTGGTGGCTTTGCATTTTCTTTAGCT AACTCGGCCACAGGGATTTTTATACACCACCTTGTGTCGGTCCCAAGCCCGGATAAATGA
- the zgc:171679 gene encoding neoverrucotoxin subunit alpha, with product MENSRLRIFGLFLLIFADYYSIKVCTKDHNGETLAREELLKYACNITLDPNTAHEMLSVAEDNKTLVRNSEPMIYPDHPDRFTGLPQILCKERLSGRCYWEAEWKGLGDMVVSYGGIGRKGESLDCRFGANDKSWILSCFIGEKLIVWHDNMGVYIPLPTTPYNRIGVFLDEPAGILSFFSVPDENTLNHLYTFKTKFTEPLYAGFVLYTESVTLCDLNSFTCTITPM from the exons ATGGAGAATTCCAG ACTAAGGATATTTGGCTTGTTTCTGCTGATATTTGCTGATTATTACTCAATCAAAG TCTGTACCAAGGATCATAATGGAGAGACCCTGGCTAGAGAAGAACTACTAAAAT ATGCGTGTAATATCACTCTTGATCCAAATACTGCACATGAAATGCTCTCAGTTGCAGAGGACAACAAAACATTGGTGCGTAACTCAGAGCCAATGATTTATCCTGATCACCCAGACAGATTTACCGGCCTCCCACAGATTCTGTGTAAAGAGCGTCTGTCTGGACGCTGCTACTGGGAGGCCGAGTGGAAAGGACTGGGTGACATGGTGGTGTCCTATGGAGGAATCGGCAGGAAAGGAGAAAGTCTTGATTGTCGATTCGGAGCCAATGACAAGTCCTGGATTCTGAGCTGCTTTATTGGAGAGAAACTGATTGTCTGGCATGATAACATGGGGGTTTATATTCCTCTCCCAACAACTCCCTATAACAGAATTGGGGTGTTTCTAGACGAGCCGGCTGGCATTTTGTCCTTCTTCAGTGTCCCTGATGAAAACACACTTAATCACTTGTACACGTTCAAAACCAAATTTACTGAACCCCTCTATGCTGGATTTGTGCTTTATACAGAGTCAGTGACTCTGTGTGATCTTAACTCTTTCACATGTACAATCACACCCATGTGA
- the LOC141380218 gene encoding uncharacterized protein isoform X1, producing MRITQLHICLFMWFDATKSLTNIAVTLGADVIITCALDIKEIYWYRQKFPDPPVWILRTYDRTYEKVQYENSILKHKYSVKTNSILFIGNVSTDELAVYYCVKTSEPQKFSNGTRINLTDMSLTSESDDASQNQKSWRNMIIIPSVLVGALSVIAAIGLVIRCADKTCNEVKEQQFVETVLLKHLSGSRSCQSECIFTLLQSNTNAETEHERVREV from the exons ATGAGGATCACACAGCTCCACATCT GTCTGTTCATGTGGTTTGATGCCACAAAAAGTTTAACAAATATAGCAGTAACTTTAGGAGCTGATGTTATTATAACCTGTGCTCTTGATATAAAGGAAATTTACTGGTACAGACAGAAATTTCCAGATCCTCCAGTGTGGATTTTACGCACTTATGATAGAACATATGAAAAAGTACAATATGAAAACAGCATCTTAAAACACAAATACTCAGTGAAAACTAACAGCATTCTGTTCATCGGAAATGTCAGCACTGATGAATTAGCAGTTTATTATTGTGTCAAAACTAGTGAACCACAAAAATTCAGCAACGGCACCAGAATCAACTTAACCG ACATGTCTTTGACTTCAGAATCAGACGATGCTTCACAAAACCAGAAATCATGGAGAAATATGATCATCATCCCATCTGTCCTGGTTGGCGCTTTATCCGTCATTGCAGCTATTG GTTTGGTCATAAGATGTGCTGATAAAACATGTAATGAAGTGAAAGAGCAACAG TTTGTTGAAACTGTTTTGTTGAAGCATCTCAGTGGAAGCAGATCTTGTCAGAGCGAGTGCATCTTCACTCTTCTGCAGTCAAATACAAATGCGGAAACAGAACACGAGAGAGTCAGAGAAGTTTAA
- the LOC141380218 gene encoding uncharacterized protein isoform X2, which translates to MRITQLHICLFMWFDATKSLTNIAVTLGADVIITCALDIKEIYWYRQKFPDPPVWILRTYDRTYEKVQYENSILKHKYSVKTNSILFIGNVSTDELAVYYCVKTSEPQKFSNGTRINLTESDDASQNQKSWRNMIIIPSVLVGALSVIAAIGLVIRCADKTCNEVKEQQFVETVLLKHLSGSRSCQSECIFTLLQSNTNAETEHERVREV; encoded by the exons ATGAGGATCACACAGCTCCACATCT GTCTGTTCATGTGGTTTGATGCCACAAAAAGTTTAACAAATATAGCAGTAACTTTAGGAGCTGATGTTATTATAACCTGTGCTCTTGATATAAAGGAAATTTACTGGTACAGACAGAAATTTCCAGATCCTCCAGTGTGGATTTTACGCACTTATGATAGAACATATGAAAAAGTACAATATGAAAACAGCATCTTAAAACACAAATACTCAGTGAAAACTAACAGCATTCTGTTCATCGGAAATGTCAGCACTGATGAATTAGCAGTTTATTATTGTGTCAAAACTAGTGAACCACAAAAATTCAGCAACGGCACCAGAATCAACTTAACCG AATCAGACGATGCTTCACAAAACCAGAAATCATGGAGAAATATGATCATCATCCCATCTGTCCTGGTTGGCGCTTTATCCGTCATTGCAGCTATTG GTTTGGTCATAAGATGTGCTGATAAAACATGTAATGAAGTGAAAGAGCAACAG TTTGTTGAAACTGTTTTGTTGAAGCATCTCAGTGGAAGCAGATCTTGTCAGAGCGAGTGCATCTTCACTCTTCTGCAGTCAAATACAAATGCGGAAACAGAACACGAGAGAGTCAGAGAAGTTTAA